gggcatgtctatgtcagcaaccttgagggcacaatgttaagagaacatttgtgttgaatcgacccggattgatgttatgctatgagattcattcgtcacaagtttattggtacataacatagagatggttaacgtttgcatgattccttagaccatgagagtatcgagtttcttcatgcttgcttcatgaactttggggtttgttaaacgtcatccgtaaatgggtggctattacggcggcttacaggttcatggaaaagtgtgtcaagtaacttgatagctcaagattgggatttgctcctccgacgatggagagatatctctgggccctctcggtgttacggtatccatcatcgtctggccagacactttgtgatttgatcacggggatgccggaacacgataacgagaaaagagaacaataccggtaacgaggtaactagcatagtggacaagttgttgatccacgggaatgccaacatgtctcacctcgggtatttgtaacatatcgcgaagcaacaggaatagcacacagcaactggaggttcacttgaatatttattcgtgtgggtataggggtcaatatgggtgtccacggctccgatgttgatcattgatcggaaggggttccgggtcatgtctatacttcactgaacctatagggtcacacgcttaagggtcatctatctgctgaatactagacagggagtctgagagaaaatcaccgaaaaagtttcggacaccgaaaagtttcggacagcggaatcgtaccgcagagagaggtcatcggataagtttcgatgataccgaaaagttgtttcgggatacaccattaagtcaaattggtttcggcacatgcctgataattcttggaggatgccagaatcattctggaagctttttggaattttctgagataaaaaccggaaatgttccggagctgccggagccacttcagatgcgtttcgcagatgaaaatcactaaaaccggaattgtttcggaacgcgttgaaaatcattttagtgggtactggaaatgttcttagcccacataaatattttcagttcgatcagacgctgaaaaatgtcgtcgtgaatagtgaaaatcagctttatggttactttatggaaagccaccttttggggctttgctccaaaagatcttggggatgacatggatggataggagccatttttggggcccctcatgggggtgtggccggccacatggggtatccccccttggggacactctagttccttggtttcactcctaggtccttgtggaaggacttcattcatgtgcattttgggttttttgtgaaactaccctacccccttgggatttcctataaatagaggtggaggggcagccctccacactcatcccttgctctcatacacatgccatgcattatctggcttcttctctccctcccacgaaaagagtttcgtagagccgtaaggctgtctgggttccggcaggaactagttctggacggcgaagccctgccggatagatgacaccgtatgtgtgcaactctgtagagagatcgtagtttcggtcttagttcgtgagtgcctcccgaagggctgtccgtgtgaccgtccgagtttcgaaggtcctcccgaagggctgtccgagtgaccgttcgagtttcgaaggtcctcccgaagggctgtccgcgacaccgtccggggggctgttcgaccgcctcccggagggctgtctgaggagcagataagggtatacatcctcgcggttgggaggttgtaaatcctagctgcggggatctgcaccgccgatcgtcatcgactctacttcccgctgcgctacgagtcggtaacgaaaaagatcaaaccatgtatgcagtctccatagtggtcctgggctggtgcgtaggtcagaaattttttgttttctgctgcgttcccctacatgttgatgtaccgaaggagttcggagtcccggatgagatcggggacatgacgaggagtctcgaaatggtcgaggcgtaaagatcgatatattggacgactatattcggacttcggaaaggttccgagtgattcgggtatttttcggagtaccggagagttacgggaatacgtattgggccttattgggccatacgggaaagaaggaaaagggcctcaagggtggccgcacccctccccttggtctggtccgaattggactagggaagggggcgcccccttccttccttctctttttcccttcctcttttcctattccatatgggaggtggaatcctactaggactagggagtcctagtaggactccacacttggtgcaccccctcctagggccggcctcctcctcccttgctcctttatatacgggggcagggggcaccccagagagacaacaattgatccttgagatctcttagccgtgtgcggtgcccccctccaccatattacacctcgataataccgttatggagcttaggcgaagccctgcgtcggtggaacatcatcatcgtcaccacgccgtcgtgctgacgaaactctccctcaacactcggctggatcggagttcgagggacgttatcgagctgaacgtttgtagtactcggaggtgccgtgcgttcggtacttgatcggtcggatcgtgaagacgtacgactacatcaaccgcgttgtgataacgcttccgctgtcggtctatgagggtacgtgaacaacactctcccctctcgttgctatgcatcaccatgatcttgcgtgtgcgtaggaaattttttgaaattactacgttccctaacacgTTCTTGGCGACTTATACCTCCTACGCTTCCCTTCAGACAAAAACAACTCCACCTTTCGACAATCAAAAGCTAACACTTTCAACCACATTATCGACGCCCTGGCCCTCATTGAACTGTCGCTCCTCGACCGACAATTTACGTGGTCTAACAACCGCTCCTCGCCCACCTTGGAAAGAATCGATCGTGCCTTCTTTAATCTCGCGTGGGCAGATGCTTTCCATAATACCTCCCTGTCCTCCCTCATGCGCTTCATCTCTGATCATGTTCCCCTGCTCGTACACGTCACCACCACGATTCCACGTTCCAACTTCTTCAAATTTAAACCTGGTTGGTTCAAATTTTGGCCATGCAACGTCATCGTCTCAAGAAGCTGCTCACCCTCACCCTCCTCTTCAACCAACTCGGCTGCTTTCCTCGCTGCAACTCTCAAAAAATCAAGATCCGAACTCAAGTCGTGAGCACGCTCTCGCACTCCCACCCCTCTCTGCGAATCCTGCTGCAAAACAGCCATCTCAGCCCTGGATCATGCTGAAGAACGCAGGCCCCTCTCGCAAATCAAGGTCCTCACTCGCAAGATcatcacactagtagaaaaagggccatttgtcccggttcataaggcccatctgtcccggttgtggaatcgggactaaagggtcgttactaatgccctaggcctttagtcccggttcttataccaaccaggacagatgggcctccacgtggccgcgacGCGTTCTTATACCACGAGCTGGGACAAATGGGCTCAGACGAACCGGGACCGATGCCCACAAGGCCctggccggccccctgggctcacgaaccgggacaaatgcctccattggtcctggttcggccaggcccgaacgaaagcccctttttctactagtgtcatcTCCCTCCTCAAATGCACTATCCAAGAAAAGGTGATGTATTGGCGGTGGCGCGCCAAGGTTTCCCGTGCTATCAATGGGGGAGAAAACACGAATTCTTTCACGTTTCAGCCTCACAACGCCTTAGGAAAAAACAAAATCTTTAGTCTCACTCACAATGGCCACGATTTCTCCTCTCATCACCAAAAGGTCAAGATCCTCTGTGACTTTTTTGTATCCCTAATTGGTACTCCTATCAATACATCATAGGCTTTTGACCTTTCTGAGATCTATCCTAACCCCACTCCTGGCCTTCATGTCTTGCATGAAAACTTCTCAGAACCAGAAATAAAAGATGCGTTCTTTCAAATGAACCCTCAGGCCAGTCCTGGCCTAGATGGTTTTGGGCCTGTGTTTTACCGTACATATTGGCCCACCGTTAAAAGCCTCGTTCTCCCCTTCTTCTCCCAATTTCATCAAGGCACGACCGACATGGAACATATAAACCAGGCTCACATTGTTCTTCTTTCAAAAAAAATATCTGCCCACCTCTCGTGACGCTTTCCGGCCCATCTCGCTTCAAAATGGCCCAATCAAAGCTGTTGCCAATGTGTTGACCTCTCCTCTCAAGCCCTTCATCCCTTTGCTAGTGCATGGCAATCAGACAGGGTTTATACCAGGGAGGAATATCACGGAGAATTACATCTTCGGTGCCGACCTTATCAGCACATGCCACACTAAGAAAAAGCCTACTATGGTTTTCAAGCTTGATTTCCGGAAAGCCTTCGACTCCGTCGCTTGGCCGGCACTTGACAAGATCCTCCTCGCCCGGGGCTTCTCCCACATCTTCCGCAGCTGGATCCAGAACATCCTCGTCACAGGCAAAACCGCCATTCTCTTGAATGGTGTCCCAGGAAACTGGATAGACTGCAAAAATGGCCTACGTCAGGGCGATCCCATCTCCCCCTACCTCTTCCTCATCGTAGCAGACCTGCTCCAACAGCTTATCTTCAGAAACATACACACCTCGCTCCACCACCCCATCTTCTCTCATCTACCCCCCACTGTCCTCCAGACGCAGACGATGCTTTGATCATTGCCGCCGCCTCGCCTGCTGCCGCTGCAGCTCTAAAAGTTATTCTAACCAACTTCGCCAACGCCACTGGGTTAACCATCAACTTCTCCAAAACCACACTTGCAACCCTACACATGGATGACAATGCTGCTAACGACACCGCTCTTGCCATGGGCTGCTCGCGCGCCTCCTTCCCCAAACCTACCTtggcctccccctctcccctacTAAACCTCCTTCCAACGCCTTCGATCCCATCCTAGAACGCTCACGAAAGCTACTGGCCGGCTGGCGCGCTAAGCTGCTTGACAAAGGCGATCGCCTCGTTCTTATCTCCGCAGTCCTAGACTCCCTACTCACCTACTTCATGTCTGTCTTCCGTATCCCCAAAAAAGTTTTAAAAACCCTAGACTCCATTCGTAGAGCGTTCTTCTGGGCAGGGGAGGATTCAGTTTCAGGTGCTCAATGCCTTATTGCATGGAAAAACGTTTGCATTCCCAAAAAATATGGTGGTTTAGGTCTCAAAAACTTGCATCTTCAGAATAATTGCCTGCTCATGAAATTTGCAGCCAAGGCCCTCACTTCTTCCTCCACCCCCAGGCTGGATTGGCTGGATCTTATACACCCAAATGCTCTAGTctcacccccaccccaaaactcCTTCCTCTGTTGTACCATTGCACAACAAATACCCACTCTACAGTCCATCTCCTTCGTCCTAACAAACAGTGGGACGCATACTTACTTCTGGCACGACACTTGGCTCACCCCAAAACCTCTAGCTCGCGCCTTCCCTCACCTATACTCACACTCCACTCTCCAGCTGGTTAAGGTGGCTAATGTGCTACGATACGGTTTAGAAGCTAACCTCCGTAACCGTCTCTCCCTCCTGGCAGAGCAAGAACTTGTTGCGTTGTTGGCTGTTTTGCAGGATTTCGTCCCCTCGGCTGAGGAAGACCAAAGGTTCCTTCTACGGGGTCTTGCcttctccaccaagcatgcataCGGCACACTCATGGCACGTCCGGACTGCGATCTCCTCGCCCCCCTCATTTGGCACTCCAGGGTGCCACGCAAGATAAATTTTTTTGCCTGGCTCCTCTTCAAGGATCGTCTCAACACCAGGGTCAACCTGGCCCACAAGCAGATCATCTCCATGGACTCTTGTCCTCGCTGTGCTACGCTACCCGAGGACTCCACGCATCTCTTCCTCACCTGCCCTCTTGCCAACCGAGTCTGGCAACGGCTGGGCATCCTACCTCAGGTGGAGGGCATCATCGACCTTTGGGACGTCCCACTACCTCACCACCTGCCACACAAGGCTTGGCCCTTTATTCTCATGTCTCTGCTCTGGAAGATATGGGCTGCGCGCAATGACATGCTGTTTAGAAACATTGATCAACATTCTGTAATAACCCTCCGAGCTCTCATCTCTGACCTAGACCTCTGGTCACATCGTCTCATGGCAACATGTGACAAGGAGGACGTCTACTCGTGGCGTTCCTACCTCTCTGCACGCTGCGCCATGCCTTTGTAGTTCTATGCTTGCTGCCCCGGCGGCTTTTGAgtaatatattcaggtggggagctccccccccccccccccccccctggttgattctcaaaaaaaaagaaTTGCCGGTCATCTTCCAAAAAAATTAATAATTGTAGGAATTAACAGTTCTAGTCATGCTAAAATAATTACTCCGTACATAATTTTTGCTCTTCTACACTTAAAAGCATCCTCAGAAAATTCTTACAGCAGAAGTTGCCCTGCTCCAGAATCCAGATAACCAAACAGCACACACATGCATCAACACCTTCAGCAAACACAGACACCGGGAGAACATGCAGGGGAGTGGGGACAACCCACAACCATTGTACATCAACCAATCAACCAATGCATGTTTCATGTATGTCACAGGCTCTCGGTTTACTTCACTAATAATCAGTATGTATCTATTTACCCAGTTTCAATAGAAGTTGGAAGTGAAGCCTTTTGTCTGTACAACATATATAAATGAAAATAAAACAAAGGATTTTATGCAACTGTGTAATGCTCAGAAAACATCTAAAATTATATACTCTATATGCAAATCTGTAATGCCTTGGGCCTACAATAAGAAACAATTCATCAacagtttttcaaaaaaaagaaaaaacaattCATCAACATACGGCACTCTTTGGAGATAAGGCATTCAGATTTGGCAAACAATGAAGAAATTAGGTTCGGATGTTCGAAAGAGAAGCACATGAATGAAACACCCAAAATTAAACATTCAAAATCAGCAATGTGTAGCACACTGAAATTGACAGTTCCAATAATCAGTTTCAGGATTTGAAGCACAAACTGGGCAGAAGCAACAAAGCATACAGCTGTCTCAGAGATAAACAGAGCATTAGTAGATAACAGCAATGTCATGAATTGTGAACCATCAGGCAATAAATTGAGTACACAATATTTCCATACTCCAATTATACCAGCAGAGTAATGACAAACATAATTACATAATTATCCCTGTCGATGTTTCAGAACATTCTTACACACTCGTGCTCAGTTGGATAGCACTGACTGAGCATAAACCCTGTGAGTGTTACCCCATAAAGTAATGAGAGACACAACTGTGAGAGTTCTATCTAGTTTCACTATTCCCTGTTGAactttttttttaaacgaagacGCTAGGAGCGTCCGGCTTTAATTTAATAAAGCCCACAACATAGGCAGCGTAACAGACATTGTTAGGACCTCGAACACGAGCACGGAGGCTCAGACATATGTTTCGAACAGGAGCACGAAGGCTTAGACCACGACGACTCGAAGGCACACAAGTTTAGACCAGGCCAACAGAAGCACGCAGCAATGCAAAATACAGGCCCGGAGGCAGAGCATAGAGCACGCAGGCTCGCTCGCAAGACAAAAGGGCCACTTCACGGCGCAGAGGTGGCAGATGGCTCCCTAGCCAAAACGTAGATCTGACGGAGGCGATCTTGGGCGTGTTTCAGTTTTTCAGCATCCTTGCGCTTCGCCAACGGACTCCACTGCTGCAGAAGAAGGTTGCATTTGTAGATTATGTTAGCAGGGTGAGATGGGAAGATACCCTCGATAGCTAGTTTGTTCCTAGTGAGCCAGACTGCCCAGGTCAAGGCGCCGATACAGCTCCAGAGCACTCGGTTGTTGCCACCATGAATCGAGTCTGCTATGGTAGCGAGGTCAGACGCTGACCGGGGATCCCAGGAGGTGTTGGCCGCTGCACGAAcggcgctccaagcaaaacgtGCCAGAGGACAACGGAAGAAAACATGGGTCGCGTCCTCCAGGACGTTACATATCGCACACAGGCCGGTCGACGGCCCATTGCGTTTGGCGACGTTAGCCGAAGTGGGTAGTCTATTACGGAACAGTTGCCAGAAAAACACCTTAATCTTAAGCGGAAGGCGCGCGCTCCACAAGCCATTTGGCATCTGGAAGGATGGGCCCTGACACAGCTTACGGTAAAGAGACTTGACCGAAAACTTGCCAGACGGGGTGAGGGCCCAGGTGACTGTGTCCTCCGTCGACGACAGCGAAACCGGCGCAATGGTATCAAGCAATGCCGTTAGGAGTGCTTGTTCTACTTGTGATAACTCTCTCCGGAAATGTAATGCCGGCGGGGAAGAGGCAAGAGCCATGGCAACTGTAATCTCCGGGTTGACAGCCAGAGTATAGAGGTTCTGGAAATCGGCCCATAGGGCTTGGTTGATTGATGTGTCCCTTACTTGAATTTCCAATACATCCCATTCCCCCACTAGATCGCTTTATGACACTGAGTTTGTCATTAACCCTGTATGTGAGTGGTCCTCTCCTCCCACGCTTTTCATCCTCCTCCCACCCCCTACCAAGTAAATATGATCCGCTACCTGTCCAATAAACTAGTTATTTATAGGAGGTCGACCAGTTACCAACATCGTGCTTTTCTTCCGAAGACATCACCATTGCTGCACCAAACATCACATGTCAACTATTGTGATCATTTAGTTCTACCACGAGTGGTGTAGTTGTAGACATTTGTAGCACACATGGCAGATGTAAATATAAGAAAAGCCTAAGCGGAATGTTTGGCGCTTGCCATGAAAAATGGAGCTATTCCAAACTCAGTTTATCGGCTTCTTTAATGGAAAATATAGTGATGGGTTAGGGTCCATTAGAGCCACATGTATATATATTGCTCATTCCAGATTTGTATTTACCCTATTTAGTTGTCTTCTTTTAAATATTAAGTTTAGTTACCCTGATCTCCAAGAGTTATCTACATTGAGAGAGATTTGATAAACTTAAACATGTGGAGTGGTACTTCGGAGGTAGGAGCTCCTCACTTGTGTTTCGTATATTTGTCTCACATGCACTTCACTCAAATCTAGGGGTAGTCACGAATTCCTTGGCTTAGTTTATCAACTTAAGTGCGGTGCTCCTCGCAAATTTATGGAGGTACAAATGATGATTTCAAATACCTTTGATGGCTAGACAATTGGGTCGCAGGACACAAGTTCTCTCCCCCAACCCCCGACCTGTCTCccccgaggcggcggcgccgcGCCACACCCCTGGAGTCTCTGTTCACACCGCCGTCAGCCCTCCCCCTCCATCACCTCCCACtaccgccgccgtcgctgatgAGGCCGCGGGGTGAAGCCCCTGTGGTGAGGCGGCGGCGTCGGCACAGTCCTCGGCCGGTGTTAACGCGTGGGGGCAGCGGCGTTCCATCTCCCTCTTCCTCCAACGGCAGTGCGCAGCGGGTTGGCGGTGACCAGGAGATCTCCGGCGGCCGTTTGGCGGATGAGATTTTGGTTGCGATGAGATCTGATCTGGGCCCGAGGGGTTTAGATCGAGATCCACTGCGGCTGCGCCTCGTCTCGATAACGGCAAGAGGACATCCCCCTGGGTAATCTTCGCGGCACGAGGACTTCCGGTTCTCTTGATCCGGGTATGGTGGTGGTGGCTGCCTTCTCCACCGAAGGCAGTTGGCTAGGCTGGTAGTGACGGATCTTGGATCCCACTATTAGCACCGGCGGCAAGTTGGGGAGACATAGTcgccggtgaaaaccgagccgactCCGATCatggcgggcgatggcggcgtctacgtcgttaccttgatgaaggcatcgtcaTGCAACTATCGTCAAGCTGCTCGTGCCGCTCCGGGAGAAATCCTAAGATCTCCGGATCGGATGATGGCGGTGCTGCGGTGTCGTGTTCCCTATTGGGGGCATCGTTTGTGGAGCGGCGCCGGATGGAAGAGGCGTGAGGTGGTGTGGCGTGTCTTCTCTCGCGTCGACGACGGCGGGTCACGGCGGCATGGAGCAGCGGGGTCTCGCCGATGGGCGTGTGATGATGGACGAGCGCAGGATGGTGGCGTTGTCTGACGTCGTGGTGACGTCGACGGTAGTTAGACCGGGCAAGGTACATGCAACAGTACAtcactgaagatggattggtggcaggtggctgcggcggcctcatacccggcaggcgtcctggttgagaagtgcgccggactggtgggtgccccatacccggcaggaGTCCTGGTTGGGatctcaggtcttagatgttagatttggctgcgatgtctgtttggtattaggcccagactatcaacATCCCTACATCAACTGGATGGGaatagcgacagatgttgcctagacggtgggctttagtcttactgttgtatgactttgtaaagttttgtgtgaataattaataaggtggctgcatgcatcatccagatgcagaggccggggtcctCCTCCATTTCTAAAAAATGTATATTTGCTCCTTACGTATGTTCTTCGATAGAATGTGTCGTGGTGAAGTAACCAATGCAATCGGATAGTATGCCATAAACTTATAGATGCAAATATGTTGGATATACGACTGAAGTTTAGTCGGTTAGATCTCATCAATTTTAAATTGGTATATGTGTTCTCATTTTTCAAAATTCGTTCTCGGGTTTTTAATCGGCAGGGTCCAGTGTGTTTGTTATATTTTCTCCATTCCATAATATTAGGTGCATCAGTTTGTGAAAGTCAAATActctctctgttcctaaatataagcctttttttACAGATTCCAATATGAACTatatacggagtaaaatgagtgaatctacactctaaaataagTCTATATACATCCTATGTAGTTTATATTAAAACCTCTAAAAACACTACAAACGGGGGAGTATATGTCTGACCAAGATTATAGAATACAATATCATCATCCGCAATATAGATAAAATAAATACAACTATACTTTTCATGATGGATCAAATACTACAAATTTGATATTATTAATATTAATATTTTTTAAAACTTGATCAagcatactccctccgttcatgaATAAATATAAATATAGAAATTTTAAAACATATTAAATATGAAGTAAGAAAATGCATTGAAAAGGTACAAGCCACCGTCTCCTTTCTAATTATCCCACCTCAGTAGCTTTTCCTTCCACCGCATGCAACGCCGACCATCAGCTCTGCCCTGTCTCATCAATGGCGCGGCGCCGCGTGTTGCCGCGCCCTACCCCGCGCTCTCTTGCCACTACTTGTCCGGCACCGGCACTGCATCGGGGGAAGTAAATAAATAGGCCACCGCTCACCGAGGTTCAGGGAAGGGAGGAGAACTCAATCTCAGGCTCAGACCACAGAGCGGATAAGCTCGCACCCGTACTGCTCCTGCTCTGCTTTGTCCCCTCTCTCTCTGTATTGAGCTACAAGGTCCACCGATCTGAGAGAGAGCTGCTTTGCTGTTTCGACCATGGTTGCACGAGCACTGACCACGGCCGGCCGCCGGGTGGCCAGCCAGAGCCAGACCAAGTCCACGCCTCTTCTTGCCTCCTCCAGGTAACCAGCTTCATCCTGTTCCTTGCTCGGCGTTGCCACTTGCCACCTTCTTTTTTTGCCGCCTACAAGTAGAAGTACCACTCATTCATGGCAGCATCGATCAATCCTGTGTGTTTCAGGAGCGGGGCCAGCATGAACCACTGCTCGGCCAGCGGGCAGCATGAGGAGGAGCACAGGGACGTCCACGGCTAGGCCGCGGCGATGACCGGGGCGCAGGTGGATGCCGcgtgatagaggcgaaggtgtcccgtctttcgatgagatggtggctatcgttttgaaggaagtcgactttgacgatccgactacgaacgtgcgaggacgtcgcgccttagcaatcgctaaaccaactctgagaggttattgaccacgtcggagcacgatcaacctgaccacgaaggtctgtttcctgcatgcaaacgaagaacaagcaagaaactaagattgcaatctggatattgcaaatataagaggaaagctttattgatcaaggtggagttctgtaatgtctttgtctggtcgttgaacacaaacgaagtacgctaagttgcagctatggcgaactttaatctaaacgaaacccaaagtctaaacgacgccctaagggctgtatatatggaggaaggggggaattcgtggcccttgagggaggggtccgaaaccaaccctaactcttatTTCCCCACagatacggactctaaaaacagcctatacttaagtatttcgaaattacatgggcctggcccaataataaggtgatgcagcacctagaatagcctctggacgaaatttatgaagtggcatattgtatatttcgtccaagggtTCATGCACTctttatggtggcttcaaagtcttgaaatcatcacttgtaacttcGTTCTTGTTCcgcttgcgcatgccatcatctccaggcttggtcttgcttcagtgttcatccctcttatccatgccaggcctttcatttgtaagcaaaacaaatgtatccaatttaggcagcatcatattctcatgaacattagaattatTACCAAAAAACGAAaatacctgataatttaattggcgtgcgcgagctctagtaattggtccagtatatgtaacagtaggggttgtgggtcTAACAACGTTGAATTGCTCCAAGGCGAGGACCTCGTCGCCAAGGCCACGGTGCTGCCAGATTGCCATGAGACCGTCGGCGGGGCACTGGATGGCGGCGAGGGCGCGCCATGGGTGCCCGACCAGGACACGGGCGTCTTCGTCCCCGCCCatgccgatgccgacgccgacgcTGACGCCCACGGCGGGGCGCGCATCCCGCCCCACCGCAGCACCCGTACGGAAGCGTGGGCGGGTCGGCGTCGGTGCTGGACCAGGCGGTGTTCGTccgagaggaggagatggaggacGTG
This sequence is a window from Aegilops tauschii subsp. strangulata cultivar AL8/78 chromosome 7, Aet v6.0, whole genome shotgun sequence. Protein-coding genes within it:
- the LOC141026668 gene encoding uncharacterized protein, yielding MARPDCDLLAPLIWHSRVPRKINFFAWLLFKDRLNTRVNLAHKQIISMDSCPRCATLPEDSTHLFLTCPLANRVWQRLGILPQVEGIIDLWDVPLPHHLPHKAWPFILMSLLWKIWAARNDMLFRNIDQHSVITLRALISDLDLWSHRLMATCDKEDVYSWRSYLSARCAMPL
- the LOC141026669 gene encoding uncharacterized protein, which translates into the protein MALASSPPALHFRRELSQVEQALLTALLDTIAPVSLSSTEDTVTWALTPSGKFSVKSLYRKLCQGPSFQMPNGLWSARLPLKIKVFFWQLFRNRLPTSANVAKRNGPSTGLCAICNVLEDATHVFFRCPLARFAWSAVRAAANTSWDPRSASDLATIADSIHGGNNRVLWSCIGALTWAVWLTRNKLAIEGIFPSHPANIIYKCNLLLQQWSPLAKRKDAEKLKHAQDRLRQIYVLAREPSATSAP